The Epinephelus lanceolatus isolate andai-2023 chromosome 8, ASM4190304v1, whole genome shotgun sequence genome includes a window with the following:
- the LOC117258678 gene encoding uncharacterized protein LOC117258678: protein MYNPKAKHSCSVVGCTDTHVSLHRLPAKEDIRAKWLNFIFQGNVPASVSKSVFVCASHFTPDCFSNEGQYKAGLATRLFLKDGSIPTVRGDATDEGTPSTSVQQPVVHHVACQTDQPVTCTVGTQLSMRTLQPHFRSTGTQKSVSCADVGVGTSTIAFSTSQPFLSSTPIKRPRKRARLELEEEEEENPLEGSSSMDIPDPKDSSYDPEDSVTVLSESADVTLEPSCPVHKTPTYIVYEKCLMELFKVCPVCQRVSDVQTRRIGTFLSVEQTCPHCQFFRKWNSQPILGSTPAGNLQLSAAVYTTGASFFKLEKIFRAMQLKMFQYDTFHRHARTYIEPAIIHTWKTVQDAMMEQLSQQESVILGGNLRADLPGHSAKFGSYSMMDLRSNTIIDIQLVQSNEVGGSYHMEKEGLKRSLALLEARGVALDSIVTDRHPQIQKFLREAKVTQYYDVWHMEKGLSKKLVKIAQNKDCAKLKKWLRSIKNHVYWTAASSTSGPERVAKWTSILNHVQDIHTHQDPAFPQCLHPQRTSRDKSKWLTAGTPAFCRLEKALTNKRILKDVEKLSPHYQTSSLEAFHSVILRFAPKNVVFPYLGMLCR, encoded by the exons ATGTACAACCCGAAAGCCAAGCACTCCTGCTCTGTCGTCGGATGCACGGATACTCATGTTTCCCTACATCGCCTCCCTGCCAAAGAGGATATCAGAGCGAAGTGgctaaattttatttttcagggaAACGTCCCAGCTTCGGTGAGCAAAAGCGTTTTTGTCTGTGCCAGTCACTTCACGCCGGACTGTTTCAGCAACGAGGGTCAGTATAAGGCTGGACTGGCAACGAGATTGTTCCTAAAAGATGGATCCATACCCACTGTCCGTGGCGACGCCACAGATGAAGGAACt CCAAGCACATCTGTACAGCAGCCTGTGGTGCATCATGTTGCCTGCCAGACAGACCAACCAGTGACATGCACAGTTGGCACACAGCTTTCCATGAGAACTCTCCAGCCTCACTTCAGAAGCACAG GCACACAGAAATCAGTGTCCTGTGCTGATGTTGGAGTTGGCACCTCAACCATTGCCTTCTCAACTTCTCAACCATTCTTATCATCAACCCCAATAAAGAGACCACGCAAAAGGGCTCGCTTGgaactggaggaggaggaagaggagaatcCATTGGAGGGCAGTTCATCCATGGACATTCCCGACCCCAAGGATTCTTCGTATGATCCTGAGGACTCTGTCACAGTTTTGTCTGAGTCAGCAGATGTGAC ACTGGAGCCTTCCTGCCCTGTTCATAAGACACCAACATATATTGTCTATGAAAAGTGTCTGATGGAGCTGTTTAAGGTGTGCCCTGTCTGTCAGCGTGTTTCAGACGTGCAGACAAGAAGGATAGGCACGTTCCTCTCTGTAGAACAGACATGCCCACATTGTCAGTTCTTCAGAAAATGGAACAGCCAGCCAATTCTGGGAAGCACACCTGCAGGAAACCTCCAGCTTTCAGCTGCAGTATACACCACAGGTGCATCTTTCTTCAAACTTGAAAAG atCTTCCGGGCAATGCAGCTGAAGATGTTTCAGTATGACACTTTTCACCGTCATGCACGGACGTACATAGAGCCTGCCATCATACACACATGGAAGACTGTGCAGGACGCCATGATGGAGCAGCTTAGTCAGCAGGAGAGTGTTATCCTAGGTGGCAACCTAAGGGCTGACTTACCAG GGCACTCTGCCAAGTTTGGCAGTTACTCAATGATGGACCTGAGGAGCAACACTATTATTGACATACAGCTGGTTCAG AGCAACGAAGTTGGTGGAAGTTATCACATGGAGAAAGAAGGTCTGAAGAGGAGCCTTGCTCTCTTGGAGGCACGTGGTGTTGCATTGGACAGCATTGTCACAGACCGTCACCCTCAGATCCAGAAGTTCCTGAGGGAGGCCAAAGTGACACAGTACTACGATGTCTGGCACATGGAAAAAG GACTGTCCAAAAAACTGGTCAAGATAGCCCAGAACAAAGATTGCGCGAAGCTGAAGAAGTGGCTTCGCAGCATAAAGAACCATGTGTACTGGACAGCAGCCTCCTCTACGTCAGGGCCAGAGAGAGTGGCTAAGTGGACCTCCATTCTTAACCATGTCcaagacattcacacacatcaAGATCCTGCTTTCCCCCAGTGCTTGCATCCGCAGCGCACCTCGAGAGACAAGAGCAAATGGTTGACAGCAG gaacACCAGCTTTCTGCAGGCTAGAAAAGGCGTTGACTAATAAGAGAATTCTGAAAGATGTGGAAAAGCTCAGCCCTCACTATCAGACCTCATCGCTGGAGGCATTTCACAGCGTCATTCTGCGGTTTGCACCCAAGAATGTTGTCTTCCCCTACCTTGGAATGTTATGCAGGTGA